A window of Salvia splendens isolate huo1 chromosome 8, SspV2, whole genome shotgun sequence genomic DNA:
CGCAAGCATGACCTACATACATGCTCGTCAAATTAGAATCAGTATGCTTCTCCAACATCAAATACACAATAAATTCCATCAGCATTTCCTTCCGCAGATAAAATTGCTAACCAACAGATACATAAATTAAGATGACAGTAATCAGCAAAATTAGAGGCAGTTaccaaaactaaaaaataaaaataatgctaATTAGTAGCAATTGAGTTCGTAAACCAACTTACCACAAAATTCCACCCGAACTCAGATCAAATAAGTAGAATATCAGTATGCTTCTCCAACATCAAATACACAATAAATTCCATCAGCATTTCCTTCCGCAGATAAAATTGCTAACCAACAGATACATAAATTAAGATGACAGTAATCAGCAAAATTAGAGGCAGTTaccaaaactaaaaaataaaaataatgctaATTAGTAGCAATTGAGTTCGTAAACCAACTTACCACAAAATTCCACCCGAACTCAGATCAAATAAGTAGAATATCAGTATGCTTCTCCAACATCAAATACACAATAAATTCCATCAGCATTTCCTTCCGCAGATAAAATTGCTAACCAACAGATACATAAATTAAGATGACAGTAATCAGCAAAATTAGAGGCAGTTaccaaaactaaaaaataaaaataatgctaATTAGTAGCAATTGAGTTCGTAAACCAACTTACCACAAAATTCCACCCGAACTCAGATCAAATAAGTAGAATATCCTGACCAAGGAGAAATCAAATTCAGTGTATTtctcttttcaaaattttgcgTTCAGACAGAGTGAGGTTTTCTTCATTTGCTTGGTGAGCACGCTGTTTGTACTAGCAAAAGAGTCCGGAATCCAAGCTATCGGGTTAACTGGATTCGAAAGTGGGGATGATATCCGGATATGTTTCGGTCATTTCGAATTGACGAGATTGATCCCGTCAGCGCAAAGCTTGTTTTCTCattaaaataaggataaaaaggTAAAACAACAccagtaaattattttttgtttaattacttATGTCGTCGCTTGCAAATAGTAATAGGTGGTTTTCGCCCCGCCATAGCCTagcacaaactcctcctgccactttatcaacactaaaaatcctcctaccacatcatcaagacaagcaaatagcccagcaatagcctagccacatcactcaaaactatataaaacaaataattaacaatcacacaaaatacagaattaaatttacgccacagatacgggaaacttcaataattttatttaaatttttaaaaaagtacatttaaaaaaattacataattaaaaaaaaactaactccgTGCAGTCCTCCATGcacataactcttcaattaaatccttttagagtcgaatatgagcatccgtttggcgcatgtcgacATGTTcttggaggaggccggcttcatcgtgaggtaccccactccgtatgttgggggcggccacgccgtggcttggaccggcttcattatcgtcgctggcccaactagtcagttgtacaccttcgtcttcgacaatcatgttgtgcatgataatacaggcgtacattatatcagcaatgcagtcgacatgccacaaacgcgttggacccctaactgccgccatcgagactggagcacaccaaatgcccgctccacgtccttgcgcgccgactcctgtcgtgccgcaaagtaggtcttcctctcatctgatgcgcatcggatcgccttcacaaagacgggccacctagggtatatcccatccgccaagtagtagcccatatcatgccggttgccgttggcgacaaaactgatggccggaccgacgccctggcactgctcgttgaaaaggggcgacgagttgaggactttgaggtcgttgttcgaaccggctaccccaaaatatgcatgccaaatccacagcccgtaatcagctacggcctcgaggatcatcgtgggattctttcccttgtagccggtcgtgtagaaccccttccaggaagcgggacagttcttccattcccaatgcatacaatctatgctgcctaacattcccgggaacccatgcttctccccgtgcatctgcatcaaaTCATGGCAGTCTttgggggtagggcttcgaaggtactgatcactgaatatttcaatcacgccctgacagaaaaaCGTCATACATTctagggcagtcgtctcaccgatgtggaggtactcgtcccacatgtctgccacgcctccgtaggccaattgccagattgccgcagtgcacttttgaattggtgtgtggccgggtctgccagccgcatcgtgcctgaagcggaaatacagatatcgatgctccaaagggttaacaatacgcataaacagggccctgctcatcctaaaacgtcgcctgaaaaggttggcgttgaaccgcggctcctctgcgaagtagtcttcgtataggcgctgatgtacagctacgtgatcacgatcaatcacttctcggcggtggacaactggacgaggtcgaggtaccgccggctgcaaggctctTTGCATCCATTGGTTTATCTCGCGGGTCGTATAGGCCTTCaacgcttcggccattcgacgttcgtactcctcagcatccccccACTACCACctgcgttactcatttcgcattgttgctcttgtacataaattaagatatagagaaaactcgttaaaacaagtggtgcgaatgaaaatgaagtgtaaAGCGCGTATaaatagtgtttcaaaaattaaaaaattaaaaataaaaaatccgctgggcgatgcgctcggcgatccagagcctgcaatggcgccgagcggatctcccagcgctaggcgattttttttcCGGAAACCTGCTCGGCGGTTACAGTGGTTCGccgagcgcaccgcctagcgccggggcTTGGCTAGGCCGTGCCCTAGGCACCATTCTGGATGCTATTATGACTCAAATTTCTGGAGTATCACATCAATTTTCAACACTTCTATTGAATAAGAAACAACAGCTATATATTTTTGAGACTATATTTTTAGTGAACTTTTAATatccatatttttttttctatatcacTACACTAGTTTAATCACTCTTAGTCCTATCATATCGAGTTattctttaaatttgttttttttttcattttattgagTAATGAAAAGCCTTTTGTGGAGGAGAGTTGTTTGTGTATCACAATAAAGAATATACAAAGCTATATGCCCTTTGAATCTTTATGCAAGTAGAGGATGCATGACTTTATTTTTATGCCAAATCTGccttatatatatgtatatatttatgatCATTGGTGGAGTATCATATCAAATTTCTATCTTAAAGTATGGCTCAAATTACTAAGCTTGACACCAAGGTAGAGATTACAAATCCTCCTGCTAAAGTCTACGATTTCCTTAAATACAATCTAAACAAGTTTGTGAATTTGTTCCCGCAAGTGTTCAAAAGTGTCAAGGTAATTGAAGGAGAGGAAGGCCATGTTGGAAATGTTACGCTCGTCGAATATGTAATTGGTCAGTCTTTGCAAATATTTATGAGTTGtgttttttcaaattatttaaaaaacatGATATAGATGCAAAACATGTACATGTAAGGCAAAGACTGAGGCAATAAATGATGAAGAGAGATCCATTTCAACCATGTCACTCTTTGGTAATTAAAAGTGTATACAAGGAAAAACATAGGTGAGAGATGTGTGTGAAGATATATATCTCAAACTCCGTCCACTACAAAACAAGTCTCCATCTCAATGTGGATAACACAAACCCAAGAATGGTAAGTTTTAGAAATAACTCAATTCGCAATTGTTGTTCCTCGATTCCATGATCACTCATCCAACGCTAACCATCCATGTGCGTGTTACTATTGTTTTTAGTTGTTGGTTTGCTTGACTACATTTTCAGATGATAATTGTCCggtttttgagttttttttgttAGACTTTTGATGCCTATTTTTGAATCTTGTTCACAACTTAGGCAATTTGAGTATTTtccaataattataaaaatactgAGTAATTATCACTACCTCCGTCATCCACAAAGCTGTAAATAAAATAGAGTGAGGAAAAAGAGGTggaagtaatgttagtggattgtcTTTTTTTCCTAAAGATTTAGGGTTCGAAATGACAGACGCGCAATGTTCACCTGTAGGACATTCGACAAGCCACTTCAATTAAAATTGGATGGAAAATTAACTTCATGGGAAACTAATACATCGTCCAAATTCATGGTATTTCCCACTACTTTCAGGAGAAGTTTTAAAGCTATTTTCCCTAATTTTAATGGGGAAATGTCAAGTGATAAATATTATGAAAGCAAGCACGAAACAAATGTGTAGATGATTGTCTTGTTATACTTTTTTATAACCAAGTAATTTTCTGGTTAACAAAACCACCCTCAATAACCCCCAATTCTACAAATCGTGAAACTCTGCTAAACAATTGTGGACCATTTTGTGCCCAATTCTAATTCAGCTATGTAATACAGTAACAATTTAAGTCTACAACCAATGCatgtaaaattcaaaattcaataaGGTTATTTCCATCATTCAAAAATGTTGTTTGCTCACTATAAAACTCTTAACATGGCAAACAAACACGAGTTTAGAAGAGCTATCTAATCTATATCCCAACAAGTGTGAAACATTGTTTCAACTATCCTAATATGACACTAAATCACAATGACTCCGGGCTTGTTGAAGGTCTGATCTTGGAAGGCATCTGCGTAAATCTCCGCATTCTGCCCCCGAATTTGTGACTTGAGTCCCTAGGTGTAATCGACATTTTATCCAAAGAAGAGTCGCCATCGGAATCTCCCTCACCGTGACTCCTGCCATCTGGAATATTCATCCCGTTGTCACCCTCAGCAACATCCTCATCACTTGTGCCTTCTGCTTCCTCATCTTCATAATAAGTGCTTCTCACCATTGACCAGTACACATAATTTGGCCGGATGTAGCTGCAGAAAAAGAACAACGAAAATAATACAAAGTAACGCACAATTTTATTACTGACCCTCGCTAGGCAGAGTCTTCTTAAACAGTATCTTCTCCAAGATATATAAACAAATAAGTAGAAGATGATATAGACATGTAAGGGAATCAAGAAGATATAAAGCAGAGACGAACCTGTCACATTTCCTCAATAGGCAAGGATCAAATGGGAAGAACATGTCTAATCTTTCTATCCCACCAAATATCCTGGAACGCTCTGATTCCAAGAGACCATGTTCAACAAGTGTTTCAGGCAGAGAAAATATGCCATTTTCTTTGACCAGCCGTAGAAACTCTTCTACTATTGATAGCAGGCATACCTAAGCAGGAAATGTGTAAAAGAAAAACTAGAGTCAGTTTCCTAAGACGACTAATAGATACAACAGTGAGTTGGTGTAAAAAGTCTACTACTCAAAGCACCAGCCAATACCCAATTGCATTTAAGATATTGAGTAGCATATAGCATTGTCAGAATATTCTAGCGAATGACTGAAAAGGCTCAAACAAATATTTCACCTGCAATGGGCTCAAATGATGCTTAAGGATGTCGTCGATGCGCATGAGCAGCAGTTGGGACTTCAGCCGAGGAATAACAAGCAATTGTTTCAAGCGAAAACAAAGCACATACATTATAGCCTGCAGAAAAGTAGGTGATTAATAAGAAAGGTCTAACTGGCACACTTTGAAAACTCAAAACAGAATCTACAACTGCAGATTCATGGTAAGAAAAATTACCAGTGAGTGGTGTTGGCACTATTTATGATCTTTCAGTCAATCAAAAACCATGCTTATTCATCTCTTGCTTATCAAACTTCACAATTTCTAAGTGAAATCACAATCAGAGTAAGATCCCCAATTTCTTGCCTATTATCTGTAATGAAGCCCAAGACCAATTTCTTATATTCTTCCAAAAAAAGCCCAACTTATTTTCATGGTATTAGTCATATCCATGCCAGAAGATACAAAGGGGCTTGTTATTCTTTTAATGTTAGTACAGTTTTCTTTTCAGTGGGTCACATTACCCGACAGCGCTAAGAGTTCTGTTATTTCTTTTACCCTAACTAGATTAAGTTTTTTGGAAGAAGGGTGTAAAATTTAGAGCATATATACAAATTTTTTCCCCGACTTGAGTACTTAGTAGAATATTTTAAgataagagaaagaaagatttttctttaatactATATTTAGGTGATTTTGCAGTTGTAGATTCTAAGCTGGCACACTTTTATGACTCAAGACAGAATTCACAACTGCTTTCATAAGAGAGGTCTTACTAGGAAGAACTATATTCTTGTGTTTTTTATGCTTGTCGTTTTATATACTCAGGCCAAAACCTAGAGATATTTGAGCAAAGCTATATATAACGCACCTGACAACCAGCATAAAATAGTTTATGCGCTTTTGGATTAATGTTATCGTCCTGATTTTCGCAATAAAGGAAACAGCAGCTAACCATTCTGAAATCATGCAAATAAAACCTGAATTAAGTTAATACATTCTTATTGGTTTGTAGCTCTCAAGGAGAGCACCGGATATCAAGAAAATGAGATGCATAGTGACCTTTCCAGCATTGTGGCAACAAATGAGATGGGGATAAATTTGGCACGAGCCAGATAACTTGCAAGGTATGCAACAGCACTCATTCTGCAATACAGATAAGTCCATAGGCTATAGATCTTTGATAAAGTAAATTAGACTGAGACGCTGAatgaaaaagagagaataaaataacaaaataaaaaaatagagacaAGAGAACTCGTAATAAGAACATCATAAAGCTTAAGTAGATGTGATCGCAGTTGTTGTGAAATTAGATTCCATAAAAGAATACTAGTCAACAGTGCATGAAAAGCTAGAGAATTAAACTTTACAGAATCTATATGTTCTTTACCTCCATACAGGATTGAGGCCACTCACATAGATATCTATAAGAGCATTAGCGAACATCTTTCCACAGTTGTCAGGATCCAGAGAGCTAGAATAGAACATGATAAACTACAGAAAACATGGGGGCATTACATGCCAATTAGTATGGGGGAGAGCCATTACAAGGAAAATGTGTCAGCAAGAAGAGACAAATGGTCATAGTTACAATACTTGAGCAAATTTTGATTTGTAAGCTGTCAAAGTTGTTTTCTGAAATGATTGGAGGAGAGTCTCAAACACCTACAGCATCATTAGAATGTAAACAAATCAAGAAAGTCACAACATCTCAAACCAAACCAAGACAAAAATATGAAGACTTTACCTGAACCAGACGACCACCCTCAGAACAAGATTTAAGGTATTCAAATATGAGAACCATCAGACTATCCAACTTTTGAGCACTCAAGTTTGAACTAAGAAACCTTTGGATTAAGACATCCCTAGTAAGCTGAAAATGAGTAGAAATGAGTTTtgctaccaaaaaaaaaaagaaaagcccTAACACATAGAAAAGAATTGTTCAAGCTAAGCGTGTACAGCATACACTTTGGTTAGTGGAGATTAGCTTTTCTTATTCCTTGGTTATCGGAAGATATTTGCATTGGGTATCACCGGAGCTGGATTTATATCCAGTGATTTATACccaaatcaattttaaaaaatctagTGGCACAACCCATCCAAAAAGGGCGATGAACGTGAATTGGTCCCAAGCTAGCGTGGGAATCATCGGAGCTGGATTTATATCCACGGTATCACCCATCCGTAAAGGGCGATGAGCTCTCTCTTGTCATGCGTTGATTGGGCAGTGTCTTTTGAACCAAAAAGTATTGGCTGGCACATGTAATCCAGCGAGCGCATCCGTGCAATCAAAGAAGGAAGGGCCATTGGCAGAAGGCTTCCCCACGGGCAGGGGTGCTCTTAAAACGGTCGAAGGAGGTGTGGTGTGTAGAGTGGTCGATGCACGTTGGATCAAGGGCGAAGGTTTGTCAGGAATGGATCCTGCGCGTGATGCACGTGCGTATCGGCCGTGTGAGTAGCCAGTAATTGACATCTCCACGTTGATGTAGTCAGAGATAGTGGAATTGAACAGATCGACCTGGGTTTCGATGGTAGGGAATTGTGCTGAAAGAGTCTCGATCGCCGACTCTAATCTGTAGTGATGCATTGTAGGTAGTCAGCATTACCAATTGTTAGAGGAGTGAAGGCAGAAAATCCTCAACCTCTTACATAAAAGGGCTCACCCAATTCGTATGCACTCCAAGTATTTTACGAATTGACATTGTTAATTTAATGATTGTAATCAAAATAAGAACTTGATTATAGTAGCAACCGATGGAAACCCTCCATGAGGACAAAGTCTCACCACTTACAACTTAATCAAATACCTACCCTTCCTACTAAACTATATGAGATTAATATAGCAATACTTCATACTAAAACATAATATTACTAAAACATGAGTCAAAGATAATAAATGGACAAACCCTAATCATTATCTCTCTACATGATTGTCTATTCTTCATGAGGATAATGGAACATCTTGAAATTGACCAAGTTGCGCTTGCCTCGAGTATATACCTGCCACTGGATAATCAATATCAATGTCTACAAACCATCATTCATTGCCCGGAGAATGGAGTTGCAATTATTGCATCCAATACAAACCCTCCTATCTctcctttctttcttttgtgAATATAGCACCTTCTATGTCCATATTGATCATCGTGTTGGTTGATAATGGTAGGAGGAAGGTTTTTTTACAATGGAACAAACACCTCCCAAGGGTACTACTCCAAATTTCCACAAGTGGCACGGTGAGAATCTACATTACTAAATAGTcataaatatattattgatCTCCTTCAAGAAACCGGAATGGTTGGTTGAAGCACACAAGACTCGCATTGAATCATTGATACAAATAGGAGGTGTGGAGAAACATGGGATGATGAACATTTGTTTAGAGATTGGTTGGGAATATTGATTTATCTAGCCCATGTTGTAAGACTGGCAATTGAGTTTATGCATTCTCCATCTAAAGAACATTTCAAAGTTGTTCACATGATAATCTGATGTCAAAGGGTCACGGTCACATGGACGCCGTCACGCCGATTTTCATCACTAAGAATGATTGAAGGAACATGTAAATCGTGATCCTGGGCAAAATGTGTAACTGATAGGCGATCGAGTCCACCTACAGATATTGTTCTTATCTTTTGAGAGCAATTTAGTCACATGGAAAAGTAAAAAATAGGACTAAGTAGCAAAGCTGTTTCAGTGAAATGGACAATGAATGAGATAAGATATGGTTAAGGAAAATATTGTTGGGGATTTAGGCAACCATTTGAAGCACCTGTAATGCTACATTGCAACAATAAGGCAGCCATTACAATAGCTAAAAGCCCAATGCAGCATGACCAAATGGAGATAGATCaacacttcatcaaggaaatGCTCAAACAGGGAGACATGCCTgccatatactccctccgtcccatgttatttgcacttttcattttaggccgtaaatttgggattgatgttttagtgtaattaaattaaaatttgaagtgtaacgagatatcacttaataaaggtgctcttaacttaatctaacatattaattaaatacattaattctaacttcaactagaaatagtgtaagtagtttgtGACGAACCGAAATGgaacagtgcaagtaacatgggacggagggagtataattgtACCGACCAAAAATTGCAAATTTGTGACATCTGACTAGAGGACTATACAGGTTAGGTTTTTTATTTCCTTGGCTATAAACATTTTAGGTACTAATAAATAAGAAGTGTTATAAGAAAGATTTTCAACAGAAATAAATGATGTCTCATCACAAGAGCATGGTGAAGATAGCTTGTAATATACCGTCcctaaaaagtatgaacatttggttcggcacgggttttaatgtataattggtaaagtaagagagatgaagatatAGGGTAGTGTAAATAGTGTTAAATGGAGAGTGAGTTCCACATCATTAGTAGTGTAGTGTAATGGTATAACTTGTAAATAAAATAGTGTGTAAGGGTAAAGTGCAATGTTGCAAATAGCGGGCTATCAATTTTAGCGGAGTCCTCCCGAAAAAGCTATAGTGGCTATAGTGCAGCTATAGCGGCAGCTATTGCTAATAGcgttttacaaaaaaaaagcaaaattttAGCCAAAACATGAGTAATTTCACACATTAGTTCACATACATTAGTTCAGAGCCATTAACTAATAAACTATGATAGCAGCCaatgcaaaataaaaattaaaaatagtataACAAGCCAACAATGCTGAGCTAGTTCACTCGTGTTGGGTGCCTGGCGCACTCTGAGATTGATGTTCGTCAGCCATTTGCTACCGCTGCCGTGATCGTCGGACGTTCGTCGAGGCACTGCAGTGTTCGCCGTCGTCGTCCTAGTGCAGGATCTAGCGTCGATGGCACGGGCCAAGCCGTTCGTAGCCAACCGGTCGCTGCCGCAGTCGCCGTCGTCGTAATcgttgccgccgccgccgccgtatACGATCAGTCAAAGAGATACGGGAGTAGGGAACCAAAAGAAATAGGGTTACATGCACGTAGTGGGCTACTTTTGGGCCAATTTTTTAATCCGGCTTGACGTTTGGCCTGTTGCAACAAAAAAAAGCATAGCGCAGCTATCGACACCGCTACGCTATCGTACATTAGCGGCGCTATAGCTCGCTTTAGCGATTTTAGCGCCCGTATATCCAATACAGAGGATATCTTCGCGGTGGCTTGCTTCAGCAGCTATAGCGGCGCTATATCGGCGCTATAGCCCGCTATTTGCAACATTGGTAAAGTGTtgtttaaatatttcaaaattagaaagttcatacttttcggGGACGGACTAATAAGGAAATAGTACAaatcagggacggagggagtatgttctTTCATTAGCTTTATACCATAAATTATCTCCAGAGTTCCACAAGGAATTACAAAAATTCTGAGTTCTTGTCATTAGCCCATTATACAGATGATAAAGTTTTATGTTTCTAACAAGGAACATAGAACTATACCGCAAATTTTCTAGTTTCAACACCATGGTCATCAACTTCAATTATTAGCAAAGTAAACCAGCTTTATGCAAAAATCCATATCTCAATCTATTAGATCTCAGGTGTATTAGACCATACTAACTTTATTTGTTACAAGTTTAATTCTATGATATAGCCATAGGCAACCACACAAGATTATATTCAACTAGCATAATGCTAACGAACTAACTTGTGCATATGATTGAGCGTATTTGGAATGCTATCTTTTAAACCATGCCCTCAAGTAATGATAATTCCATTCTGCTTTGGCatttttaaactaaaaaaattgatCAAAGGCCTAGAGAAAAGAGCAAGCAGTAAGCATTCTTGAGATAAGAATAAACATAGAAATCACCTCATCACCATCTTGCACAATATCATCTACAGGGTTCTCGAGATCTTCTAGTTCTATATCGAACATATCCTTATGGAAATCATCCTGAACAATATCCTCCCAAGAAATTTCCACCTACAAGCCAAATACAAAATTCCCGTAAGGACCCATTATGGTCTTATCAATTATAATTCAGAAGTAACTTACATCAAACTCTATTAGTTTGTCCATTAATGCGACCAAGCCAGTGCTACCAACAAGTTCACCCATCACACCACTCTCCAATCTCAAGATATTCTCCGCATAAATCATAATGACCTGTGTAGACAATGAGGAGTAAAGTTAAAACAAATTCCTATGCACCTTTTTATTTAGATCCCgtgattaaaacaaaattttcaaatcatTTCATAAAAAAGGTTAACAGTATCTTATTATTCAAACACAATAAAAAGACACTAAACTGGCTTATTGCACAAATTGCATGAGTATTAACACAATACATCTGTCAAAAATCATCAAGAACTCTCATAGGGTCTTTAATCACTGTGAATATAAGTTTATAAGTAGCCAGGTGATGGGACACAAAAAGAGACTTCACATGCCTCATTAGGACGAGGCACATAACGGCAGAGGTTGATAATGTATAATCGACCCCATAAGCATGTAGCCACTAGCCAACCAGCATGTAGCATGAATGGACATTCATGATGACAACTGACCAGTTACACGAAGGAAACCCAGATTAATGAAACAACTAGTCAAGACATTGTGTTATATCAAACTAGCAGTGAAAGGGAAACACAACGTCTGGACTTCTGGACTTGTACTTCTTATTCTTTCATATTAAAGAAAGATGCGTGCAcacaaaaattacaaatttgcTTTAATGCATACAAAACTAAGATTTGGTCTTACATGTTCTTTCATGTATATATGCGGCATTTTGTCCCTCACTATTTTCTGTAGTCTGAGGGGCGTAAGAGGAACTAGATTTGAAATATCTTCCAAGGTTGAATGGACACGATCAAGAACTTGAATCTTTTTAGAAAGACCCCGAGCTGAGTGTGCAGGAGGTGGCATGAAATTCATTACAAGCATCTCCAAGCATAAATCAACATAATCCCCATTTGATGAAGCCTGCATAACCAAGGTCAAATTTGGAACATAACAGCACAGAATCAAGCATAAGGAGCATCAGAAAAATAGCAGCGACACGAAGGTACATCATATAACAATCATACCAAGGAAATAAGCAATTCAACCAATGCATCCATCACATCTGTTCCATAATCCCACAAGCTCATGCTTAGTATCTGCATCATCAGAAACAAATATATAATAAGAAACATCTATCACAATAATGATCAAACAAATTAAGAATCTGAGTGAAATGTACAGTGACTAACAGCAGCAAGTAGAGACCGATGATGAACAATGTGTACACATGAGACTGCTCCAGTCATAGCTTTCAGGCATGTCTGTCGCATCATTATAAAAAGATCGAAATACAGAATATTACTAGGTAAAACAAGAAAAGAAGAACCACTATTTAACACGAAAGAAAGCCCAACATACCACAAGAAGGGCAACCTCTTCAGTAACAAGAGCTTCTTTACGGTGTATCACTGCCACAAGCTGGTTATAAAAGTCGCAGTCACCCTTGAATTAAGAAAAAGAGTAAGCAACAACTGCAGCCATCCATCCATATGACTGATGATTGATTAAGATACAAGCCACAGTATTACCTGAATGGCCGCTTTGAGTGCATTTCTAACATGATTATCGAGCTCAG
This region includes:
- the LOC121744479 gene encoding RNA polymerase I-specific transcription initiation factor RRN3-like is translated as MGLSNMDELSFTDSELDNHVRNALKAAIQGDCDFYNQLVAVIHRKEALVTEEVALLVTCLKAMTGAVSCVHIVHHRSLLAAILSMSLWDYGTDVMDALVELLISLASSNGDYVDLCLEMLVMNFMPPPAHSARGLSKKIQVLDRVHSTLEDISNLVPLTPLRLQKIVRDKMPHIYMKEHVIMIYAENILRLESGVMGELVGSTGLVALMDKLIEFDVEISWEDIVQDDFHKDMFDIELEDLENPVDDIVQDGDELTRDVLIQRFLSSNLSAQKLDSLMVLIFEYLKSCSEGGRLVQVFETLLQSFQKTTLTAYKSKFAQFIMFYSSSLDPDNCGKMFANALIDIYVSGLNPVWRMSAVAYLASYLARAKFIPISFVATMLERMVSCCFLYCENQDDNINPKAHKLFYAGCQAIMYVLCFRLKQLLVIPRLKSQLLLMRIDDILKHHLSPLQVCLLSIVEEFLRLVKENGIFSLPETLVEHGLLESERSRIFGGIERLDMFFPFDPCLLRKCDSYIRPNYVYWSMVRSTYYEDEEAEGTSDEDVAEGDNGMNIPDGRSHGEGDSDGDSSLDKMSITPRDSSHKFGGRMRRFTQMPSKIRPSTSPESL